The stretch of DNA TTGGCAATTTGCGACTCACGCACAGCCTCATTGTCGATCTCAAGAATTTCTACGTCGTCTTCTTCGGCCAGCTGGTATTTATTCACCCCGACAATCACGTCCTCACCACGGTCAATACGTGCTTGCTTTTTCGCCGCAGACTCTTCGATTTTCATCTTTGGCATACCGGTCTCAATAGCTTTCGCCATGCCACCTGCGGCTTCAACTTCTTCGATTAAGGCCCACGCTTTATCAGCAATCTCTTGCGTTAAATTTTCCATCATGTAGGAGCCTGCCCAAGGGTCTACTACCTTGGTAATGCCGGTCTCTTCTTGGATAATAAGCTGGGTATTACGCGCAATTCGAGCAGAAAATTCAGTAGGCAGTGCAATGGCTTCATCTAAGGCATTGGTGTGAAGTGATTGTGTGCCTCCAAATACCGATGCCATCGCTTCAATCGTGGTTCGAACAACGTTGTTATATGGATCTTGTTCGGTCAAGGACCAGCCTGAGGTTTGCGAGTGGGTTCGCAGCATTAAAGATTTTTCGTTCTTAGGCTCAAATTCGGCAACAATTTTATGCCATAGCAATCGAGCAGCGCGCATTTTCGCAATTTCCATATAGAAATTCATCGAAATGCCCCAGAAGAATGACAGACGCGGAGCGAAGGCATCAATATCAAGGCCAGCCGCTAAGGCCGTTTTAATATACTCTTTGCCATCAGCCAAGGTATAAGCTAGTTCAAGTGCAGCATCGGCACCGGCTTCTTGAATATGATAGCCAGAGATTGAGATCGTATTAAACTTAGGCATATGCTCTGAGGCATAAGCAATGATATCGCCAATAATTTTCATCGACGGTGCTGGTGGGTAAATATAAGTATTACGCACCATAAACTCTTTCAAAATATCATTCTGAATAGTGCCGGCAAGCTTGTCTTGACCTACACCCTGTTCTTCAGCAGCAACGATATAACCGGCTAAAACGGGTAATACCGCCCCGTTCATTGTCATAGAGACGGATACTTTATCAAGTGGAATACCGTCAAACAGCACCTTCATGTCTTCCACGGAGTCAATCGCAACACCGGCTTTACCAACGTCGCCAGACACGCGTGGATGATCTGAGTCATAACCACGATGAGTGGCTAAGTCAAAGGCAACCGACACCCCTTGGCCACCAGCAGCAAGCGCTTTACGGTAAAATGCATTTGATTCTTCAGCGGTCGAGAAACCTGCATATTGACGAATAGTCCAAGGCCGACCGGCATACATCGTCGTCTGT from Pseudomonadales bacterium encodes:
- the scpA gene encoding methylmalonyl-CoA mutase → TVADWKAKANKQLSRMNKTVDDLVWETPEGINIKPVYTAEDLQGLEYTNTMPGMAPFIRGPQTTMYAGRPWTIRQYAGFSTAEESNAFYRKALAAGGQGVSVAFDLATHRGYDSDHPRVSGDVGKAGVAIDSVEDMKVLFDGIPLDKVSVSMTMNGAVLPVLAGYIVAAEEQGVGQDKLAGTIQNDILKEFMVRNTYIYPPAPSMKIIGDIIAYASEHMPKFNTISISGYHIQEAGADAALELAYTLADGKEYIKTALAAGLDIDAFAPRLSFFWGISMNFYMEIAKMRAARLLWHKIVAEFEPKNEKSLMLRTHSQTSGWSLTEQDPYNNVVRTTIEAMASVFGGTQSLHTNALDEAIALPTEFSARIARNTQLIIQEETGITKVVDPWAGSYMMENLTQEIADKAWALIEEVEAAGGMAKAIETGMPKMKIEESAAKKQARIDRGEDVIVGVNKYQLAEEDDVEILEIDNEAVRESQIANLAKIRGDRDEAAVEDALEAIYQCALGNGGNLLDLAVKATRVRATVGEISYAMEREFGRYNAQAQTISG